The genomic interval ttaattatataattactaACAGGAAAAAACCAGGATGCAGTGTGTATATAAAATCACAGACGCACAGCCATAAATTCAGAAATGAGTggaacaaaaaattgtgctgtggtatCTTCATTTTTTCGGCGTCTCCATCTACAAACATGCAAACGTTGAGTATTATCAGGCGATTGACTAGTACAGCGACCCAGGTAAAATTGAGCTTCGggatcagtcacatagatagaTGATGCATGTATGTAGAGGAACTTACATGTTTACCCCATGTTGTGCCGATTTCCACTAGgctctccggtttcctcccacagtccaaagacaatCATTTGGATttagaatttttaaaatatctatAGTGTATGCGCATGCTCCGTGGTGCTCCCTGGCCGCATAGCCTATGCTACCAGGTTTGGTGTGTAATTCAGAACACAGGACTGAGGTTAGTCATAGATTTTAACTGATTTGACCCAGTGTGTAAGGTGGCACGGTGGCTTATTCaatagcactgttgcctcatacctcccGCATTGGAGTTTATATCCCAGTCTAGTTgcatgtatgtggagtttgcatatttctCCGTGACACACAGGGATGCTCTGGCTATCTAATACAGTCTGTTCCGCTGTATATCTACCACGCTGAGGAGCCCGTGGTTTAATAAGGCATCGTAGGGTGGAAGTGGAGAGAATAGTTCCATTGCAACACTCACTGGACAAATGACTTGAAGGCGGATCGACGTTAACAGATTGTTGTGCTCAAtttcaccagcaggtggcacaaAATGATCCTAAAAGAGAGAAACTTTTTGATTCGTCTATTTGTTATTCCTGTCATACAGGTTGTTAATCGGAATCTAATGTATGCATTTGCGTATTTATTCGGTGTTACAGTATTTAATAGAAATGCTTCAGATGAACTGCTATAGAAGTGTATTAGAAAAACTGCTTGAGATCAGAAAGTACGTCATGGAAAATTTCTACTGCTGTTAATGGTGTTAATTATAGGTTCTGGCAACGCCCCCTCATTCCCAAACAAAATGGTAAGTGTAATAAAATAGCTTTTTTTGTCCAATTAATAGGAACCTCTCAGTCGAACTTACTCAACGTCACTCCAGTTCTTTGTTGTATGAGATGTCACCCGTGTTATTATTGTGAAATTTGCTTTCCACTTTTATACATCACTTATAAACATGCAGGAGCCGTGTGGTGGTCCAGCAGCTGGACTTGTCGCTGTGATTTTCTAACACAGCACGCCacctaaattatttaaatatgaaaatggatggagtATGATGAAAGACGCACCGATCGCCCCCTCTATCCGCATGTTCCACAAACACGCTGCTGAATTACAGTTTTAAATGGTTTTTTGCATGTAGGTTTCTACTGGGACGATTTTTCGCCCTTAGGATAGGCTATGACTCAGGACTGATGTGGGGGAGAGCAACCAGGCATAACTGAGCAATGTACTTTTTTACTGCAAGATTTTAACACGGATGTTtacgctaaaaaaaaaatcaaagcatTGCCGTTTTTCTGCAAAGCAATATACCTTTCCTGGTGAGACTAGGTGTGTACCAAGGTCTGATCTTAATAATTTTCTTCAGGCACAAAAATACATAACATCAGCTCCCAACAGCAGAGTGAAAAGCAGATTGCAGATTGAACCGGAGTGCTGCTAAATATCCCAGAAAATGTTAAAGACTGCCCACTGGAATAAAGGCTTTACACTGAGTTTGCCGCAAGAGTTTTGGTTAAAATGCTTTCACGCAGCCCCCCCGCCTTTACGTATCTGCATCATTCGCGGTAGGTGCCGGGGGTCGCCGTGATGAGCGCACCTTGTCCCTTCCACCCCACCCGTGTATTGGGCAATCTCTGCCGTGGCGTGCCATGATCGCTGGCTGTCGCCCAGCAGTTGTCGTGTTTTAGCAACCTAGATACCTAATCCCGGCTCTAATCAGCTGCTGTCGCAAGAGGTATAAAATCATAACAGATGCGCAGATACTCAGCATAGATGTGTCGAAACGTTGTAGAAACGCGCGCCTTGCGAGAAAGGAAAGGTGCTGCACAGTGAACTGACACTTTACCCCATAAATCAATGAGCTGATTTTCCAGAAGCGTGTGTTCCCCTTAGTGCGGATTCTCACACCGATTCGAATCCGGATCCACGCGCTTGGTGTGAACACGCTGATCCCGTTTCGACGCAAGCTTTAGTGGCCAGTAATAAATGAACATATCTGGTGGTTTAATCTTCCGTAGACAGGTGTGATCTGTTGCTCAGATTTTTAAGCGTGTAAACCAGAGTCTCTCTGCTAATCTTTCTATTTGTGAAAAAACAACTGACTTTAGAGGAACTTCAAACTCATTTACAGTTTaggacttgcaacaggggaagGACATTTGGCGGTTAATGGTGAAGATTATTGATTGTGTTCATGTACTTTTGCTTGTCAGTCGTGTGCATTATTTCTCATGAACACTCCAAAGCGGCAATGGCTCGGTGTGCGAGTGCGCCAGCAACGTAAATGCGCAACTAAAGAAAAAGTCACCCTCTTTTATTTGTGTCCATACACTGTTCATATATTTGTCCGtaaatttacatatttacattagCGTTTTTTTTCCACTTCGATTTACAGCAAACACACCAGGTCTCGGTAAAGATCTCAAATTGTGTTACAAACACGAATGGCAAACAAATTATgcacagtgcaaaaaaaaaaaaccctctgtAATGCGTTGGCTGTGCGCAGCCAGCCTGTCCTTAAGTGTTACATGTGTGATAGGGGAATCCCACCCCAAACGTCCACTTTATCTTCACTATAACCCGTTTATAACCTCCTAGGTAGTGGAGGAAGTGGCTGAGCCCTTCTCCGGCTCGGACCCCCGCCAGCTCGTCATCTTATTCACGCGGGATGATTCAGGCCGAGTGGAGTAGCGCTGTGTCTGACAGCCGCCACCGCCAGCGACTTGCAGATCGGCGCTGCAAAGCAGCCAGCTGGGACACCCTCGCAGCTCCCTGTCAGGGCTGACAGACTAAGCGACAGCCCATCAGGCGCTCGAGTCTCAGACGGGTGCGAGGCTCGGAAGACATGCCACGTCACCATGCCAACGACTACTTCCTCTACAGCGGGGGAATTGTGTACGATCCGATACGCCTCACCTGGAGTTTCAGGTATCCATGTGGCACCGATTAAAATGCTAACTGTGCGTGGGCCCCACCCTCCTCGAGAACCATAACAAGGGTTTGGGGAAAGagaggaaaaacaaacagcagatTGCACATGTCATCGCCAGGAGCGACCGGTCACATGGTGCCTCCAGGGTGTGGGATCCTGCTGAGCACAGGACCCAGGGACGTGACCTGAAGGCGCTCCGGGTCGCTGGGAACGGCCTGCAGCGGCAGACGCCCCTCGCAATTCCTCCTTCACACTCAATGActttctgtgccccccccccaatcgcCTCACATCAACAAGCACCGGCAGGGTGCCGGGGAGTTTGCCACAGCGGTGAGTCAGGGCAAGACTCAAACACAGAACAAGGACACAAGGAAACGTTGTCGGAGGCAGACGTCCAGCTCGAGTCAAATGCAGAGCCTGCCGAAGCTGACTTTAAGCAGCTGCGACCTGcgaccacccccctcccccccccccagttcttcATGTGCTGACTGGCCTTCTCTTCACCATGATTGGTCAGTGCCAGGGGTCCCTTCCGCAGAGGTGCCAGGTGCCACTGTGGATAAGTGTCCGGCTTCCCTGGGAACCAAAGACGTCTTAGGCGCCTGAGTAAATAGGACAGTCGTTTACTTCCCAGCGGGCCTGATGTAGGACACcctgagcatgtgtgtgtgagtgcaagCCTCTGATCTTGCTCTCCTTCTTTGCTTTTAAGTGGGACAGGCCCCCGTAGCTTTTAGGAGGCCTGTCAGCGTATTCATCCACCAAGATAGCGCTCCAGGTCTCCAGAGGCAGAAACTTCCACTACGTCTTTCATCTCCCCCACTTCTTCCATCTGCCCCGGCGCGCCTGTACCTCAGGTTCTGAGGCTTGTGAGGTCTCTTGCTGCTTTGAGAGCGACTGACCGACCTCCTGGACGCGGTACTCGACCCCCCCGACGGGCCGCTGTCCCTGTCGACTCGACGGCAAGCCCAAGGCATTGAGTGCCGCTGCACAGTAGGAGGCAGACAACTTTCAAGCTATCGTGTGCAATTCTTCACAAAATGACAGTAACACGACCTCGAGTCCGGGCACtagaacacatttaaaaagaactgaaatggTTCGAGTTCAGTTTCATGAGGTCGATCATCAACAGAATAGGGAGTCGTCTTCCTCCAGATGAAATGTGGGTACAGTCTGGTCCGCAGGGCCTACTTCCTGTTCTgtatttcctgtttcctgtgtgcTCTGGAACCACGGGTGGAGCAGTATCTCTGCTGCCGTGAGCCTCTCCCAGGGATCTTTGCGCAGCAGGCTGTGAACCAGGCACTTGGCCTTGGGGGAGAGACTGTCGGGGAGGCAGTACTGGCCCCTGCGGATCTTGGAGAAGAGCGTGCTGGGGTCGGCGTCGTGGAAGGGGTACCGGCCCACCAGCAGCGTGTAGAGCATGACGCCCAGACTCCACACGTCGGCCTGCTTCCCAGAGTAGGAGCCGGAGCTGTTGAGGATCTCGGGACTGACGTAGGCGGGGCAGCCATGCTTGTCTGACATGGAGTCGTCGTCGCCGTCCAGCATGCGGCAATCTTCAAGGCTCTCAAGCTTCAAATGCGTCCTGCGAGCACAGAAGGGAACAGATTCATGCATCACTTCATTCATTCTTTACTATCTGCGTGACATTttcaggcgggggggggggggttggggactCTGAGTCATGCCCGCTACTTCCCCCTTTGGTTTAAATGGGTTTCCCCAGATACTCAGCTTTCCTCCCACAGGCCAAAACCATGTGGTCCTGGTTGACTAGAATATCTAAAACTGCCcactgtgcatgtgtgcccaGTGACGCACTGGaatcccgtccagggcgtaccctacctcatgccctgtgcttcctggaatacATTCACAGTTTCACAGTATTCCCTGCACTGGGATAAGTAGTTATGGAAAAGGGATGGACAGTATTACTGGTACCATGATCATAAACGGTCAACCGGATACAAAAATAGAGGGATTATATTATATTTGCTGTTGCTGATGTATGTTCCACATGGGCATTGAGACTATCTGGTCTATGCATTCCTCAAATGACTGAAAATGAGTGTGAAACCTTACACTTCTAAACGTTCACTGAGGGATGCACCAGAATCTGTACTGTGTTATTAGTCCCTGCTTAGAAAGGCATGACCACGAAACACAGAGCCAGGATTCAGTGTAATCTGCAACACGTGTGTTTACATTCAGCGTGATATTCCGCTGGGAAAAGGCCCTTTATGGGCGCCAGTTAATGGAGCCTCCTGTGGAAATGGCCGGACAGGTTCGCGACCCCGCCGAAGATGGAAAGTGTGAGTCAGTAGGACGTGCTCAGCTTGCCTCCTCGCTTCGGATCCTGCACCtgtgccacccccctccctgtcctcagctgcccccccccccgacccgcaccccccccccccccccccagctctgcctGCTCTTAATTGCCTAAAAACCACTGTTGCCACATTAGCGGTGCATGACGCTATTCAGCCTTTCGACACCCATTTCAAAATTAGCACGTCGACTGGCAGTGTCTGGTTTCAGCGCGGGCCGCGCTAACGCCACAGCCCCCTGCGTGCGGCTCAGGGCTGGCCGGCCCTGCGTCCTGTCGGATGCTTCTTAAAGAGCCCCCCACACTGAAATGAAGGACCAGACGCCGCATGGGTGTGGGTGGCAGGGTATACGGCAactggggggaggtggggtatATAAATGTATTTCCTTTGCAGGTGTTCACggtcagtaaaaaaaaaacaaagaaagaaagaaagaaaaaaaagtgtgtggcaggagtgtgtgtgtgacactgtGTCTCGTAATGCCTGATAATGCAATCATAAGGAAATCATGAGATGTCTGCATTTTCTCCCCAGCCAGGTACAGCTTTGCGTGCGGGTGACTGGAGGGGGGGTGTGAACGGGTATTCTAGGTCAAATCGCCTCTTTTGTTGGGGGAGGGCTGTGTGCAGTGTCACGGGGCTGGTAATATCCCCGCCGTCCTCGTTTTTTATCTGTGAGAGAATGATACAAAGTCTCTGGGTATATGGGTTCCTTTGCATGCGCAGGGATGACTCATGCGACTGCAGCTGCGTTGCCGGGGCGAGAGGGAAACCTCAGCGCtcactctttaaaaaaaaaaaaaaaaaaccagcagtGAAGCctgtcaccccccctccccccccccccgcctgtgGCTCTCGTCTCAAAAACGCGGCGCCTGTGAACGCTCCCTCGCAAATCGGAACACCGTGGTTCCATGCACCGCTGTGATGTTTCAGTAGAGAGATTAATCACGAggcgggtgggggtggggggggggggggggggggaaggagggCATGTGACCTCTAAGATCtacaaacaattttttttttttttttttttaaataaagaagaACATCAGTATCATAAATCACAAACGGTGTAATTGATTGTGGAAGGAAATCAAGCCTCTGGTCACGATGCCACAAAAGAAATTATGCATCGCAAAATTACTGCCTTTTATCTGATGCCGGTGAGACAGAGAAGGGGCTGCAGTACAGGCAGAATGGGACAGATACAACCTGCACAGGCAGAATTCAGAATTCAAAGCACAACCAGGacaaaaagcacacacacacaaaaatgagAAGTGTGAAGGCACCGTTTACACACTTActacacaaccacacacacctGCTCTCAGGTGCAGAAACAGTGGATAATATCTCAAGCAATTCATGCCTGCATACGATGACTCTCACTGCCCCACTGCAGGTTAAATACGGTGATATATTTGCCTCCATTCTGCCTCTGGATCTGATTAAGTGAGCCCACTACCCTTGAAGCACGTACTTCAGTGCAAGGGAGGTGAAATGTAACCAATATATGCAGCTGCTGATTTATGGATGGAGTGGTTTTCGATCCAGGGGCATTAGTGGTTAAGTCGCCGATCATTGCTGGTTCGAGCAACAGGGGAATGGCGGTGGCCTTTAAGCAAAGCTGCGAACTAGGTGCTTCTGCAGGAATGAGTGACTGTCCAAATGGATAAGCCAGTTTGGATTAGCAGCTCTGCAAAAGCAGGAAGAAAGAGCCCATATTTCATGCATTAAAATTCAGCCCCCATTTCGGGTTCCGAACCGGAACACTGCTCGTTCACACCTTGAGGTTCTCCCGTATCTCTGCCCCACCCCAAGAGACAAGGTCTCCCCCCCCCTTACCGTTTTTCATCTGTGAAGACAAACTTCCTAAGTTTGAGGTCCCCGAGGACGATCCCGGCCTGGTGGCAGTGAGCCACAGCGCAGGCGGCCTGGTAGAAGAGTCGCGAGGCCTGCTGCTCGCCTAGGCGACGGCAGCCCTTCACGAACATGTGCAGGTCACCGTAGTCCCGCTCCAGGAAGACGTACGCACACCGTTCCCCCAGGATGATGTCCTGCATGCGGGAGATGTTCCTGTGGGCCGGCAGGACGCTATAAGCCCGGATCTTCTCCTGGTACTGAGCCATGCTGAACACCTGAGAGAAGACACCAGTCGTCAGTGAAATCGTGCTTGCTTTGGGTGAACAAATATTGCATTGTTCACCAAAAAGCAACTGggttgaaaaacaaaaaaacatattctCCAAAGGACAGGTAATGGATTCCTGCCTTAAGCTACTCTCTCTAATTACAATACAATTTGCTGAACAGCTTCATAGTAAGAGTAATCTCATTCTGCTTCTGTTTCCGAATAGTTATAAAATAAGACAATTATCAGATTGCAAAATGATTATATGTATTTCTGTGCATGATTTGCTTGCTCTTAAATGTGTGCACTGTAACACGGTGCGAAAGCTATTTTTTGGGGGGCTACTTAGAGACAATGACGACATGCCCATAGACATCCATTGACTACTATCCCTGTAATCGGAGACAGATTCAACCTGCACACATGccttgtgtgtgagtgtgtggccGACTTTGCATGCAGTATGTCGCTGCTTACAGATGTGACGCTCATGCAAATC from Paramormyrops kingsleyae isolate MSU_618 chromosome 9, PKINGS_0.4, whole genome shotgun sequence carries:
- the trib1 gene encoding tribbles homolog 1, encoding MNVQWTSSTQIIRNGRHKRIDADEPVPKCPRLSESSGDVGYLASSPGSPVWAAPFSGTPTHQGPSRICQFLLIPIADRDGVHSAFNIHTGEEYVCKVFSMAQYQEKIRAYSVLPAHRNISRMQDIILGERCAYVFLERDYGDLHMFVKGCRRLGEQQASRLFYQAACAVAHCHQAGIVLGDLKLRKFVFTDEKRTHLKLESLEDCRMLDGDDDSMSDKHGCPAYVSPEILNSSGSYSGKQADVWSLGVMLYTLLVGRYPFHDADPSTLFSKIRRGQYCLPDSLSPKAKCLVHSLLRKDPWERLTAAEILLHPWFQSTQETGNTEQEVGPADQTVPTFHLEEDDSLFC